From the genome of Cellvibrio japonicus Ueda107, one region includes:
- a CDS encoding Trm112 family protein, which produces MLSPKLLAILVCPVSKAPLDYRPEQQELVCKTSGLAYPIRDGIPVMLEYEARRLAPEER; this is translated from the coding sequence ATGCTCAGCCCAAAGTTACTTGCCATTCTCGTCTGCCCGGTTAGCAAGGCACCACTCGACTATCGCCCCGAACAGCAAGAGTTGGTCTGCAAAACCAGTGGGCTCGCCTATCCAATCCGCGATGGAATTCCTGTCATGCTGGAATACGAAGCCCGTCGCCTGGCTCCCGAAGAACGCTAA